The following proteins come from a genomic window of Populus alba chromosome 12, ASM523922v2, whole genome shotgun sequence:
- the LOC118046317 gene encoding uncharacterized protein has product MRVNIMSSSKKTTSSREDDAELRRGPWTLEEDTLLVHYIARHGEGRWNLLAKRAGLRRTGKSCRLRWLNYLKPDVKRGNLTPQEQLLILDLHSKWGNRWSKIAQHLPGRTDNEIKNYWRTRVQKQARHLRIDANSTAFQDIIRRSWMPRLLQKIGGSSTSSSAMTCQSPAVSQVIPSYAPQFSAFPTALPPPQQQEAPFDMSVMMHCMEHREQTSDSEHGTSSCISSAESMNVSQMSRLSEYPKSPFQAMGNNGDYSTLVKDCYYVDSNFYDMEAINLATMSVPGDLGISAADRHMGDGDWAGYDFGDTVWNMDELWQFRNLQGKEI; this is encoded by the exons ATGAGAGTGAATATCATGTCGTCTTCAAAAAAGACCACGAGCTCTCGAGAAGATGATGCTGAGCTTAGGAGGGGGCCATGGACTCTTGAAGAGGACACTCTCCTTGTTCATTACATTGCTCGTCATGGAGAGGGCCGATGGAATTTGCTTGCTAAACGTGCAG GGTTGAGGAGAACCGGAAAGAGTTGCAGATTGAGATGGCTAAACTATCTAAAACCAGATGTAAAGCGAGGAAACCTTACTCCGCAAGAACAACTCTTGATTCTTGACCTCCATTCCAAGTGGGGCAATAG ATGGTCCAAAATTGCACAACATTTGCCGGGGAGAACTGATAATGAAATCAAGAACTATTGGAGAACTAGAGTGCAGAAACAAGCAAGGCACCTTAGGATAGATGCCAACAGCACAGCCTTTCAGGATATAATTAGGCGTTCTTGGATGCCAAGATTGCTTCAAAAGATAGGAGGATCATCAACTTCTTCATCAGCCATGACATGTCAAAGCCCAGCAGTTTCTCAGGTCATCCCCAGTTATGCTCCTCAGTTTTCAGCATTCCCGACAGCACTACCTCCACCACAGCAACAAGAAGCTCCTTTTGATATGAGTGTGATGATGCACTGTATGGAGCATCGTGAGCAAACCTCAGACTCAGAGCATGGGACAAGCTCATGCATTTCTTCTGCAGAATCAATGAATGTCTCACAAATGTCTCGTCTATCAGAATACCCTAAGAGTCCCTTTCAGGCCATGGGCAACAACGGCGACTACAGCACCCTGGTGAAGGATTGCTACTATGTGGACAGCAATTTCTATGACATGGAAGCCATCAACCTTGCAACCATGTCGGTGCCTGGAGACCTTGGAATCTCAGCTGCCGATCGCCACATGGGAGATGGTGATTGGGCTGGATACGATTTTGGAGACACCGTGTGGAACATGGATGAGTTATGGCAATTTAGGAACTTGCAAGGAAAGGAAATTTAA